The following are from one region of the Nostoc cf. commune SO-36 genome:
- a CDS encoding secondary thiamine-phosphate synthase enzyme YjbQ: MSIINKLIEIETEPKINIYNITPQIQNFITSTSIKNGQVLVFSQHTTTALSINENEVRLLEDIKVFLQKLAPESDSYLHNDLHLRDVPEDEPINAHSHLMAMMLTTSEIIPIVDGKLALGTWQSVLFFELDGPRQRTVFVQISGE; the protein is encoded by the coding sequence ATGTCAATTATTAATAAGTTAATTGAAATTGAAACTGAGCCAAAAATTAATATTTATAATATTACACCACAAATCCAAAATTTTATTACCTCAACATCTATTAAAAATGGACAAGTTTTAGTATTTTCTCAACACACTACAACAGCGTTATCTATCAACGAAAATGAAGTTAGATTATTAGAAGATATAAAAGTATTCTTGCAAAAATTAGCACCGGAATCAGACAGCTATTTGCATAATGACTTACATTTAAGAGATGTCCCAGAAGATGAGCCGATTAATGCTCACTCTCATTTAATGGCAATGATGCTGACCACTAGTGAGATAATTCCCATTGTGGATGGTAAATTAGCTTTGGGAACCTGGCAATCTGTGTTGTTTTTTGAGTTGGATGGCCCGCGTCAAAGAACAGTATTTGTACAAATTTCTGGCGAATAA
- a CDS encoding SDR family oxidoreductase gives MTSASYIFLAGASRGVGREIAQYLTAQQLKVKALLRTEATASELETIGIEVVLGDALNVSDVERAMLTDEPIHTVISTIGGLPSDVERPDYPGNRNLIDAAVKAGVQKFILVSSIGAGNSVVAASPQVLAVLGKVLAEKDKAEQHLIASGLTYTIIRPGGLKSESATGNGVLTEDPHIIGSINRADVAQLVGRCLNSQRANNKILSAVDRNMLFGQREFAEFTLD, from the coding sequence ATGACAAGTGCATCTTATATTTTTCTGGCTGGAGCAAGTCGCGGCGTTGGTCGAGAAATTGCCCAATATCTGACAGCGCAACAGCTAAAGGTAAAAGCACTCCTGAGAACAGAAGCAACCGCTAGTGAACTAGAAACAATCGGTATTGAGGTAGTTTTGGGGGATGCCTTGAATGTTAGCGATGTAGAACGCGCAATGCTTACAGATGAACCTATTCACACCGTTATCAGTACAATTGGCGGTTTACCATCAGATGTAGAAAGACCGGATTACCCTGGTAATAGAAATCTGATTGATGCAGCAGTTAAAGCTGGAGTGCAAAAGTTTATTCTTGTATCATCCATTGGTGCTGGCAATAGTGTTGTTGCTGCGTCACCCCAAGTTTTAGCAGTACTGGGAAAAGTTTTAGCTGAGAAAGACAAAGCTGAACAACACTTAATTGCCAGTGGACTCACCTATACAATCATCCGTCCTGGTGGACTCAAGTCAGAATCAGCAACGGGTAATGGTGTTTTAACTGAAGATCCGCACATTATTGGTAGCATAAATCGTGCAGATGTGGCACAGTTAGTTGGTCGCTGTTTGAATAGCCAACGCGCCAATAATAAAATCTTGTCCGCCGTAGACCGAAATATGCTATTTGGGCAAAGAGAATTTGCAGAATTTACTTTGGACTAA
- a CDS encoding pyridoxal phosphate-dependent aminotransferase, producing the protein MESLTSRMQAVQSPIIPVVGELIKNSPGTISLGQGVVSYNPPDEAREFLSRFLAEPANNLYKSVEGIPALLTALAAKLQTFNGIESNEENRIVVTAGSNMGFMNAILAITNPGDEIILNTPYYFNHEMAIAMAGCRAVLVATDENYQLRPDAIAQAITPKTQAVVTISPNNPTGVVYSEAALRQVNQICATRSIYHISDEAYEYFTYNGIKHISPGAFDNSSKYTISLYSLSKAYGFASWRIGYMVIPKHLLVAVKKVQDTILICPPVISQYAALGALQAKEEYLKSNIGAIAQVRQLVLDSLNRLQGLCSIIPADGAFYFFLKVHTQMDAFELVKRLIQEHKVAVIPGTTFGMDHGCYLRVAYGALQKETAKEGIERLVQGLETIVRN; encoded by the coding sequence ATGGAATCCCTAACCTCTCGTATGCAGGCGGTACAATCGCCAATTATTCCTGTGGTTGGGGAACTAATTAAAAACTCTCCTGGAACAATCTCTCTAGGACAAGGTGTTGTTTCTTACAACCCACCAGATGAAGCCAGAGAGTTTTTATCCAGATTCTTAGCTGAACCTGCTAATAATTTATACAAATCAGTTGAGGGAATTCCCGCTTTACTGACAGCACTTGCAGCAAAATTGCAAACCTTCAACGGGATTGAAAGCAACGAGGAAAACCGCATCGTTGTGACAGCCGGGAGCAATATGGGATTTATGAATGCCATTCTTGCTATCACTAACCCAGGCGACGAAATTATTCTGAATACCCCCTACTATTTCAACCACGAAATGGCAATCGCAATGGCTGGTTGTCGTGCAGTGTTAGTAGCAACGGATGAAAATTACCAACTACGCCCAGATGCGATCGCTCAAGCAATAACTCCCAAAACACAGGCTGTGGTGACAATTTCACCGAATAACCCGACTGGAGTTGTCTATTCTGAAGCGGCATTGCGTCAAGTAAATCAAATTTGTGCTACTCGCAGTATTTATCACATCAGCGATGAAGCTTATGAATACTTTACCTATAACGGGATAAAACACATTTCACCTGGTGCATTTGATAATAGTAGCAAGTACACAATTTCTCTTTATAGCCTTTCCAAAGCATACGGTTTTGCTAGTTGGCGTATTGGCTACATGGTGATTCCCAAACATTTGCTTGTCGCCGTCAAAAAAGTCCAGGATACAATTTTGATTTGTCCACCAGTGATTTCTCAATATGCAGCTTTAGGGGCATTGCAAGCAAAAGAGGAGTATTTGAAGAGTAATATAGGAGCCATTGCTCAAGTACGCCAACTAGTATTAGACTCCCTTAATCGCCTACAAGGCTTATGTAGTATTATTCCTGCCGATGGTGCTTTCTATTTTTTCCTCAAAGTTCATACCCAGATGGATGCTTTTGAGTTAGTCAAAAGACTGATTCAGGAACATAAAGTAGCAGTTATTCCAGGTACAACCTTTGGCATGGATCACGGATGCTATCTACGTGTTGCTTATGGGGCACTGCAAAAAGAGACAGCAAAAGAAGGTATAGAGAGATTAGTGCAAGGTTTGGAAACTATAGTTAGGAACTAA
- a CDS encoding aromatic ring-hydroxylating oxygenase subunit alpha: MKNNDNFVLRNTWYYALPSDQIKPGMMISRIFLGEPVLLVRSQDGKVSAMTDICPHRGVPLSCGRFNGEEVECCYHGWRFNSGGGCTAIPSLVEEQQMDLSRFDVKSYAIREAQGNIWIYIADPDNPQPASEMEIPVIPGFGDRSHQFVKVVKFPCFIDHAVVGLMDPAHSPYVHRAWWWRSEQLHEEVKQFDASPYGFTMRRHRLPENGGRLYWLIGGGIPETEISFRLPGVRIEETTIGNHRVVNLTAVTPISDTETEVTFALYWTLPWVGFFKPLLHVLARTFIDQDRTVVEKQQIGLKYNPVLRLIKDSDMQAQWYYQLKREYAKSVAEGREFVNPVKGQILRWRA; this comes from the coding sequence ATGAAAAATAACGATAATTTTGTATTACGTAATACTTGGTACTATGCTTTGCCTAGCGATCAGATCAAGCCAGGTATGATGATCAGCCGCATTTTCTTAGGAGAACCGGTACTGTTAGTTCGCAGCCAGGATGGTAAAGTGTCTGCTATGACAGACATTTGTCCCCATCGTGGTGTCCCCTTGAGTTGTGGAAGATTCAATGGGGAGGAAGTTGAATGCTGTTACCACGGTTGGCGCTTTAACTCCGGTGGGGGCTGTACTGCGATACCTTCTCTTGTGGAGGAACAGCAGATGGATTTGAGCCGCTTCGACGTAAAGTCTTATGCAATCCGAGAAGCCCAAGGGAATATCTGGATATATATAGCTGATCCCGATAACCCTCAACCTGCTTCTGAGATGGAAATTCCGGTAATTCCAGGGTTTGGCGATCGCTCTCACCAGTTCGTAAAAGTGGTAAAATTCCCTTGTTTTATAGATCACGCAGTGGTAGGTCTGATGGACCCTGCTCATTCACCTTATGTTCATCGCGCTTGGTGGTGGCGAAGTGAACAATTACACGAGGAAGTAAAGCAATTTGATGCTTCGCCTTACGGCTTCACAATGCGACGACACCGATTACCAGAGAATGGGGGTCGATTATACTGGCTGATTGGCGGTGGTATCCCGGAAACGGAGATTTCTTTTCGTTTACCTGGAGTCAGAATCGAAGAAACCACAATTGGCAACCATCGAGTCGTTAATTTGACGGCAGTTACACCAATTTCGGACACCGAAACTGAGGTAACTTTTGCTCTTTACTGGACACTTCCTTGGGTGGGATTTTTCAAGCCACTACTACATGTGCTGGCGCGGACTTTCATTGATCAAGACCGAACGGTTGTAGAAAAGCAGCAAATTGGTTTGAAATATAATCCTGTGCTACGGCTGATTAAAGACTCAGATATGCAGGCGCAGTGGTATTACCAGTTAAAGCGGGAGTATGCTAAGTCTGTCGCTGAAGGACGAGAATTTGTGAATCCTGTCAAGGGTCAAATACTCCGGTGGCGTGCTTAA